The following are encoded together in the Adhaeribacter arboris genome:
- a CDS encoding exodeoxyribonuclease X C-terminal domain-containing protein has protein sequence MKNGTVNTLRQRYKINTRNDEYFYTENSILPFGKHKGNTIKCIFKCETNYIEWCLTNADSFCINLDTLKIMQITKPWISDDLDFFQNSEEFILDIRTFEKDKNGFPYSNRIREANFSFSANALEENRIKLATKLNAYNVLRGGDWSSSNPISFKGTTKKNKNTLRLNQFGYT, from the coding sequence ATGAAGAATGGGACAGTAAACACATTAAGACAGCGGTACAAAATTAATACTCGCAATGATGAGTATTTCTACACAGAAAATTCTATTCTGCCTTTTGGTAAACATAAAGGAAATACTATAAAATGCATCTTTAAATGCGAAACCAATTATATTGAATGGTGTTTAACAAATGCAGACTCCTTTTGTATTAACCTTGACACTTTAAAGATAATGCAAATAACTAAACCTTGGATTTCAGATGATTTAGATTTTTTCCAAAATTCTGAAGAGTTCATATTAGATATTAGAACCTTTGAAAAAGACAAAAATGGATTTCCATATTCTAATAGAATCCGAGAAGCAAACTTCTCGTTTTCAGCAAATGCTTTAGAAGAAAACAGAATAAAATTAGCTACAAAACTAAATGCTTATAATGTTTTGCGTGGTGGAGATTGGTCAAGTTCTAACCCAATTTCTTTCAAAGGAACAACAAAAAAAAATAAAAATACTCTTCGATTAAACCAGTTCGGCTATACGTAG
- a CDS encoding sensor histidine kinase encodes MTFKRLEVGIFFRLFFIFVLLYAAVYYFIQRAYPQVIFAASILIGLVWELARYVTRSNNELAKFILAVKYRDFSQQFNEKHTNPSLRQLHHAFNQINNTFKQLQFEKEAQFHYLQTILQLIDTGIISFDAATGEVEWINEAFKRTLGLPYLKQIDSLQRRNEALHEAIIKLKPNDSQLIKLRVNQQPMQLLLSATAFKMQQRDLLLVAFKNVSTAIDETETEAWQKLLRVMTHELMNSVAPISSLADTMRRHLRLNREQYEQEQIPQPNGELLQDLEEGIEIIQNRGEGLLRFAKTYRNLSKVNDLLLTTVYVEELLNSIYTLMNPQLEEKNILLVTEINTLDLTLQADPRLLEQVLINLILNAQRAVLGRPNPTIKLRAGKQENEKIYIEVADNGSGIPEEIIESIFIPFFTAHKDGSGIGLSLAKQIMHLHKGNIQVKSKENHGTTFTLQF; translated from the coding sequence ATGACATTTAAGCGCCTCGAAGTCGGTATATTTTTTCGGCTCTTCTTTATTTTTGTTCTGTTGTACGCCGCGGTGTATTATTTTATCCAGCGGGCGTACCCACAGGTAATTTTTGCCGCGAGTATTTTAATCGGTTTAGTTTGGGAACTGGCCCGCTATGTAACGCGCAGCAACAACGAACTGGCTAAATTTATTCTGGCGGTAAAGTACCGCGACTTTTCGCAGCAGTTTAACGAAAAGCACACCAATCCGTCGCTGCGGCAACTGCACCACGCCTTTAACCAGATTAACAACACGTTTAAGCAACTGCAATTCGAGAAAGAAGCCCAGTTTCATTATTTGCAAACCATTTTGCAACTGATTGATACCGGTATTATTTCGTTTGATGCCGCCACCGGCGAAGTAGAATGGATAAATGAAGCTTTTAAACGCACGCTGGGGCTGCCTTATTTAAAACAAATCGATTCCTTACAAAGAAGGAACGAAGCCTTGCACGAAGCTATTATCAAGCTGAAACCCAACGATAGCCAACTAATAAAGCTGCGCGTTAATCAGCAACCCATGCAGTTGCTCTTGTCGGCTACGGCCTTTAAGATGCAGCAGCGCGACTTACTATTGGTAGCCTTTAAAAACGTGAGTACTGCCATTGACGAAACCGAAACCGAAGCCTGGCAAAAATTACTGCGTGTAATGACGCACGAACTCATGAACTCGGTAGCCCCCATTTCGTCGCTGGCCGATACCATGCGCCGCCATTTGCGCCTGAACCGGGAACAATACGAACAAGAGCAAATTCCCCAGCCCAACGGCGAACTGTTGCAGGATTTAGAAGAAGGCATTGAAATTATTCAGAACCGGGGCGAAGGTTTGCTGCGTTTCGCGAAAACGTACCGTAACCTGAGTAAAGTAAACGACCTGCTGCTCACAACCGTGTACGTGGAAGAACTGCTGAACAGTATTTACACGCTCATGAACCCGCAGTTAGAGGAAAAAAACATTCTGCTGGTAACCGAGATAAACACCCTTGATTTAACCCTACAAGCCGACCCCCGCTTACTGGAACAGGTATTGATTAACTTGATACTCAATGCTCAACGGGCCGTACTCGGCCGGCCAAATCCTACCATTAAGCTAAGAGCTGGTAAACAGGAAAACGAAAAAATTTACATCGAAGTAGCCGATAACGGCAGCGGCATTCCGGAAGAAATTATCGAAAGTATTTTTATTCCTTTCTTTACGGCGCACAAAGATGGTTCCGGCATTGGCCTGAGCCTGGCCAAGCAAATCATGCACCTGCACAAAGGCAATATCCAGGTAAAATCCAAAGAAAACCACGGCACTACTTTTACTTTGCAGTTTTAG
- a CDS encoding sigma-54-dependent transcriptional regulator — protein MNTKNARVLVVDDESDVLFAVKMLLKTEVKEVVTEKNPENLLSLLSKQAFDVIFLDMNYKSALNTGNEGFFWLNKILEKDKNATVVMITAYGDVELAVRALKEGATDFIVKPWRNEKLLEALEKACAGHTSGEHANKTAPRPKAATEGFDMLGQSEAMQDVFYKIDKIAPTEANVLILGENGTGKELVARALHQKSFRANKPFITADLAALSEGLFESELFGHKKGSFTDAKEDRTGRFEAANGGTLFLDEIGNISLPQQAKILTALQNRLVIPLGSNQQIPIDIRLVSATNVPIYELAAKNQFRKDLIYRINTVEITLPPLRERGDDVILLARHFAAHYAQKNHKPVPYLSDGALKKLKQHSWPGNIRELQHAVERAIILADGQELRPQDFAFSAMEQPVHATAPTTVPDEGPLQLSEVERTTIMRVIERNKGNISKAAKELGITRTALYRRLEKHDI, from the coding sequence ATGAATACCAAAAATGCCCGGGTTTTAGTAGTAGATGACGAGAGCGACGTGCTGTTTGCCGTAAAAATGCTGCTAAAAACCGAAGTAAAAGAAGTAGTAACGGAAAAAAATCCGGAGAACTTGCTTTCCCTGTTATCGAAGCAGGCCTTTGATGTTATTTTCCTGGACATGAATTATAAGAGTGCACTGAATACCGGCAACGAAGGCTTTTTTTGGCTGAACAAAATTCTGGAAAAAGATAAAAATGCCACCGTAGTTATGATTACGGCTTACGGCGACGTAGAACTGGCCGTACGCGCTTTAAAAGAAGGAGCTACCGATTTTATTGTGAAACCCTGGCGCAACGAGAAGCTGCTCGAAGCCCTGGAAAAAGCCTGCGCCGGCCATACCAGCGGCGAACACGCCAACAAAACCGCTCCGCGCCCCAAAGCCGCTACCGAAGGCTTTGATATGTTGGGCCAATCGGAAGCCATGCAAGATGTGTTTTACAAAATTGATAAAATTGCTCCTACCGAAGCCAACGTTTTAATTCTGGGGGAAAACGGAACCGGTAAAGAACTGGTAGCGCGGGCGCTGCACCAAAAATCGTTCCGGGCCAACAAGCCGTTTATCACCGCCGATTTGGCCGCGCTAAGCGAAGGCTTATTTGAAAGCGAGCTGTTTGGCCATAAAAAAGGCTCCTTTACCGATGCCAAAGAAGACCGTACCGGCCGGTTTGAAGCGGCTAATGGCGGAACATTGTTTCTGGATGAAATTGGTAATATTTCGCTGCCGCAGCAAGCCAAAATACTGACGGCCTTGCAAAACCGCCTGGTTATTCCTTTGGGCAGCAATCAGCAAATTCCCATTGATATTCGTTTGGTATCGGCGACCAACGTGCCTATTTACGAGTTAGCCGCTAAAAATCAGTTCCGGAAAGATTTAATTTACCGCATTAATACCGTGGAAATTACTTTACCGCCGCTCCGCGAACGCGGCGACGATGTTATTTTACTCGCCCGCCATTTTGCGGCGCACTACGCTCAGAAAAACCATAAACCGGTACCGTACCTCTCGGATGGGGCGCTTAAAAAGTTAAAGCAGCATAGCTGGCCGGGAAACATCCGGGAATTACAGCACGCCGTAGAACGCGCCATTATCTTAGCCGATGGTCAGGAACTGCGGCCCCAGGATTTTGCTTTTTCGGCCATGGAACAGCCTGTGCACGCAACCGCGCCAACCACTGTTCCCGACGAAGGACCGCTGCAACTTAGCGAAGTGGAGCGCACTACGATTATGCGCGTCATTGAACGCAACAAAGGTAATATTTCTAAAGCCGCCAAAGAATTGGGCATCACCCGCACGGCCTTGTACCGCCGCCTCGAGAAACATGACATTTAA
- a CDS encoding efflux RND transporter periplasmic adaptor subunit, with translation MDVLIKKKKWTTQRIVSLAMGALVVLLVGASYFSTSGKAKLNVDTNKITISPVTKGNFQEFIPLDGIVLPIKTIYLDATEGGTVQKILVEDGAQLKQGTPIVQLANTDLQLEMMNRETAVFDLINNMNTTRNLMQQNRISQLNQLADIDYNLRDAQRLYDMNKKLYEEKVVPKQEYLQAKYKYDYQVQKRQLTLRTLKQDSLNMHQQLAQMKESVERMQNNLALMRKKMDDLLVKAPVDGQITSLNAEIGESKTRGQRLGQIDVLDGFKVRANIDEHYISRVFTGQKATFSFAGKDYDLNVKKVFTQVTNGQFQVDMEFVNEVPKGIRRGQSLQLRLALSDQTQAVLVPRGGFYQKTGGNWIFKIDESGNKAYRTEIRLGRQNPEYFEVVSGLNPGDKVVTSSYENYEDMGELVINEEKE, from the coding sequence ATGGATGTTTTAATTAAAAAAAAGAAGTGGACTACGCAACGGATTGTAAGCCTGGCGATGGGCGCGTTAGTGGTTTTGCTGGTAGGCGCTTCTTATTTTTCGACTAGCGGCAAAGCCAAACTCAATGTAGATACCAATAAAATTACGATTAGCCCGGTTACCAAAGGCAATTTCCAGGAATTTATTCCCTTAGATGGCATTGTGCTCCCTATTAAAACCATTTACCTCGATGCGACGGAAGGCGGTACTGTGCAGAAGATTTTAGTAGAAGACGGCGCCCAATTAAAGCAAGGTACGCCTATTGTGCAACTGGCCAATACCGACTTACAACTCGAAATGATGAACCGCGAAACGGCGGTGTTTGATTTAATTAACAACATGAACACCACGCGCAACCTGATGCAGCAAAACCGCATTTCGCAGCTAAACCAACTCGCCGATATCGACTACAACCTGCGCGATGCCCAACGCTTATACGACATGAACAAAAAACTTTACGAAGAAAAAGTAGTGCCGAAACAAGAATATCTGCAAGCCAAATACAAATACGATTATCAGGTTCAGAAACGCCAGTTGACGCTGCGCACTTTAAAGCAAGATTCCCTGAATATGCACCAGCAATTAGCCCAGATGAAAGAATCGGTGGAACGGATGCAGAACAACCTGGCTTTAATGCGCAAAAAAATGGACGATTTACTGGTAAAAGCGCCGGTGGATGGTCAGATTACTTCGCTGAACGCCGAAATTGGGGAATCAAAAACCCGCGGCCAACGCCTGGGCCAGATTGATGTGCTGGATGGGTTTAAAGTGCGCGCCAATATTGATGAGCATTATATTTCCCGGGTATTTACCGGCCAGAAAGCAACTTTCTCTTTTGCGGGTAAAGATTACGACTTAAACGTGAAAAAAGTATTTACCCAGGTAACTAACGGTCAGTTTCAGGTAGATATGGAATTTGTGAACGAAGTACCCAAAGGAATCCGGCGCGGACAATCCTTGCAACTGCGCTTAGCGCTCTCCGACCAAACCCAAGCCGTTTTAGTACCACGGGGTGGCTTTTACCAAAAAACCGGCGGCAACTGGATATTTAAAATCGATGAAAGTGGCAATAAAGCTTACCGCACCGAAATTCGTTTAGGCCGTCAAAATCCGGAGTATTTCGAAGTAGTTTCCGGCTTGAATCCCGGCGACAAAGTAGTAACCTCGAGCTACGAAAACTACGAAGACATGGGCGAACTGGTCATTAACGAAGAGAAAGAGTAG
- a CDS encoding family 16 glycoside hydrolase, translating to MRARVIVAYMIAFLFVLRVHGQEKPTHYNLAELSKANQLEAYNREVSSFSENGKSGIRFSEKENDGIAWLKGATFSDGIIEVDIKGKDVLQQSFVGVAFHGADDKQFEVIYFRPFNFQAQDSVRRIHAVQYVSLPDFDWQRLRQEQNGKYEKAIGLKVNPNDWFHAKIVVQYPQIQVFINGESKVSLQVEQLSNRRTGKLGLWVGNQSDGDFANLTVVNKKSPAE from the coding sequence ATGAGAGCCCGGGTTATAGTAGCGTATATGATTGCTTTTCTGTTCGTGCTCCGGGTACACGGACAGGAGAAGCCGACGCACTACAACCTGGCAGAATTAAGTAAAGCCAATCAATTAGAAGCCTACAACCGGGAAGTAAGTTCTTTTTCGGAAAATGGCAAAAGCGGCATCCGCTTCTCCGAAAAAGAAAACGATGGCATTGCCTGGTTAAAAGGTGCTACTTTCTCAGACGGAATAATTGAGGTGGACATAAAGGGGAAAGACGTTTTACAGCAAAGTTTTGTGGGAGTAGCTTTTCACGGGGCGGACGATAAACAGTTTGAGGTGATTTATTTTCGTCCTTTTAATTTCCAAGCCCAGGATTCAGTTCGTCGTATTCACGCGGTACAATACGTATCGCTCCCGGATTTTGACTGGCAGCGTTTGCGCCAAGAACAAAACGGCAAATACGAAAAAGCCATTGGGTTAAAGGTAAATCCTAACGATTGGTTTCACGCGAAAATAGTTGTTCAATATCCGCAGATACAGGTATTTATTAATGGGGAAAGTAAGGTTAGTTTGCAGGTAGAGCAACTAAGTAACCGCCGGACTGGCAAATTAGGCTTGTGGGTAGGAAATCAATCAGATGGTGATTTTGCTAATCTAACCGTAGTAAATAAGAAAAGTCCGGCCGAGTAA
- a CDS encoding ABC transporter ATP-binding protein, whose amino-acid sequence MITVSNLEKVYRTEEVETKALNKVSFVINEGEFVAIMGPSGCGKSTLLNILGLLDQPDGGSFLFLGQEISNFSERQRAELRKKNIGFVFQSFNLIDELTVFENVELPLIYLGVGAAERKQKVEAMLEKMQIMHRRNHFPQQLSGGQQQRVAVARAVIQKPRLILADEPTGNLDSSNGNEVMELLTDLNENGTTVIMVTHSEHDARYAHRILRLLDGEVVLENIQEQFSGV is encoded by the coding sequence ATGATTACTGTCTCGAACCTCGAAAAAGTGTACCGCACCGAAGAAGTAGAAACCAAAGCCTTGAACAAAGTTTCGTTCGTGATTAACGAAGGCGAGTTTGTCGCCATTATGGGACCTTCGGGCTGCGGTAAATCAACTTTGTTAAATATTCTGGGATTGTTAGACCAGCCCGATGGCGGTAGTTTCCTATTTCTGGGCCAGGAAATTTCTAATTTTTCGGAACGCCAGCGGGCCGAACTGCGCAAGAAAAACATTGGTTTTGTGTTCCAGAGCTTTAACCTGATTGATGAGCTAACCGTGTTCGAGAACGTAGAACTGCCACTGATTTACTTGGGTGTAGGTGCCGCCGAGCGCAAGCAGAAAGTAGAAGCCATGCTGGAGAAAATGCAGATTATGCACCGCCGCAACCACTTTCCGCAACAGCTGTCGGGTGGTCAACAGCAGCGGGTAGCCGTGGCCCGGGCCGTTATTCAGAAACCTCGCCTAATTTTGGCGGACGAACCAACCGGTAACCTCGACTCCTCGAACGGTAACGAGGTAATGGAACTGCTAACCGACCTGAACGAAAACGGTACTACCGTAATAATGGTAACGCACTCCGAGCACGATGCCCGTTACGCCCACCGCATTTTGCGCTTACTCGACGGCGAAGTTGTACTCGAAAACATACAAGAGCAGTTCTCGGGAGTGTAG
- a CDS encoding ABC transporter permease, which produces MLKNYLKIAVRYFFRHKTYSAINLLGLSIAVTCCLLIGLFVRQENSYDNFHAKADRIYRPWVKEIFQNEPFVNTTTPYPLGPAIVTNYPEVEGMTRVVSVSGNVQQNGETFKERIHLVEPDFFKLFDFPLVQQSPAPLRQLNTVILTEAMAQKYFGKENPIGKILKIQLDSALEAFSVTAVAKNVPVNSSIRFDFLVSFDHIKQIRSPKNLKHWHQVEGETYILLRPGILPAQLAAKFPTMVKAALGEEYKPNTYTISLQPIRDIHLNNELPEGIEPISNPAYSYILATIAGFILLIACINFMTLAIGRSASRAREVGMRKVMGAVRRQLMQQFWGEALFLTFLAVLLGLLLTVILLPAFNQLANKTLVFRLDAGTISLLLGLILVVGLIAGSYPALVLSHFRPVEVLKGKLTVKGDQSLFRRSLVIVQFSLSVFLIVGTLVMNRQMHYLQNKPLGYRANRLVVIPTTQGGEAGQAQVTRFRNALSTRLGGATVAVSAFPFGSGPWASVGYTDTKKVYHEFAQNNINAPFIPVYGIKLKMGRNFEEGNSADTYQSIIVNEALVKEYGWKDPLNARLPGKFPAHRIIGVVQDFNFESLHTPIKPLVLVMQSDSLYQGIQNLMYSTSPQPDISVRLPEGNLAEQVALLEQTWKNIAPNEPFSYTFLDQNLKNQYQQEQRLGKMINIASALSIFISCLGLFGLATLAVARRTKEIGVRKVLGASVPDIVALLSKDFILLVLVANLVAWPLAWYSVHQWLQDFAYQVPVSGWVFGLAGMATLVIALLTLSFQAIRAALANPVQALRSE; this is translated from the coding sequence ATGCTCAAAAACTATCTCAAAATTGCTGTCCGCTACTTCTTCCGGCACAAAACGTATTCGGCCATTAACCTGTTGGGCTTAAGCATAGCCGTAACGTGTTGCTTATTAATTGGCTTATTTGTCAGGCAGGAAAATAGCTACGATAATTTTCACGCGAAAGCCGACCGCATTTACCGGCCCTGGGTAAAAGAGATTTTTCAGAACGAGCCTTTTGTAAATACTACTACTCCTTACCCACTGGGACCGGCTATAGTAACGAACTACCCGGAGGTGGAAGGTATGACCCGGGTAGTTAGCGTAAGCGGGAACGTGCAACAAAACGGGGAAACTTTTAAAGAGCGCATTCACCTGGTAGAACCTGATTTTTTTAAGTTGTTTGACTTTCCGTTGGTGCAGCAAAGCCCTGCTCCGCTCCGGCAACTAAATACCGTCATTCTAACCGAAGCCATGGCGCAGAAGTACTTCGGGAAGGAGAATCCAATCGGCAAAATCCTTAAAATTCAATTAGATTCTGCTCTAGAGGCATTTTCTGTAACGGCAGTGGCTAAAAATGTACCCGTAAACTCCAGCATTCGGTTCGACTTTCTGGTGTCTTTTGATCACATTAAGCAAATTCGTTCCCCGAAAAATTTAAAGCATTGGCATCAGGTAGAAGGCGAAACCTACATCTTGCTCCGCCCCGGCATCCTTCCCGCCCAGCTAGCAGCTAAATTTCCCACTATGGTAAAAGCCGCTCTCGGCGAAGAATACAAACCTAACACCTATACCATTTCTCTGCAGCCCATCCGCGATATCCACTTAAATAATGAATTACCGGAAGGAATAGAACCCATTAGTAACCCGGCTTATTCTTATATTTTGGCTACCATTGCCGGCTTTATCTTACTTATTGCCTGCATTAATTTTATGACCTTGGCCATTGGCCGCTCTGCCAGTCGCGCCCGCGAAGTGGGCATGCGCAAAGTAATGGGGGCGGTTCGGCGGCAGTTGATGCAGCAGTTTTGGGGCGAAGCCTTGTTTTTAACCTTTTTAGCGGTGCTGCTGGGTTTACTTCTAACCGTAATTTTGCTGCCGGCCTTTAATCAGTTAGCGAATAAAACCCTGGTGTTCCGCCTGGATGCCGGCACCATAAGCCTATTGTTGGGTTTAATATTGGTAGTAGGCCTGATTGCGGGAAGCTACCCGGCGCTGGTACTTTCTCATTTTCGGCCGGTAGAAGTATTAAAGGGCAAGCTTACCGTAAAAGGCGACCAAAGTTTGTTTCGGCGCAGCCTGGTAATTGTGCAATTTTCGTTATCGGTATTCTTAATAGTCGGAACCCTGGTAATGAACCGACAAATGCATTACCTGCAAAATAAACCTTTAGGCTACCGGGCCAATCGCTTGGTAGTTATTCCTACTACGCAAGGCGGCGAAGCGGGACAGGCGCAGGTAACCCGGTTCCGTAATGCCCTTAGTACCCGGTTAGGAGGAGCTACGGTAGCGGTTTCAGCTTTCCCGTTTGGCAGTGGTCCCTGGGCCAGCGTTGGCTACACCGATACCAAGAAAGTATACCACGAATTTGCTCAAAATAACATTAATGCGCCATTTATTCCGGTTTACGGCATTAAACTCAAAATGGGGCGCAATTTTGAAGAAGGCAACTCCGCCGATACCTACCAATCTATTATTGTAAACGAAGCACTGGTGAAAGAATACGGCTGGAAAGACCCGCTGAACGCTCGCCTGCCCGGCAAATTTCCGGCGCACCGCATTATTGGTGTAGTCCAGGACTTTAATTTCGAATCGCTGCATACCCCGATTAAGCCGTTGGTGCTGGTCATGCAATCCGATTCGCTTTACCAAGGCATCCAAAATTTAATGTATTCTACTTCTCCGCAGCCCGATATTTCAGTACGCCTACCCGAAGGCAACCTTGCCGAACAAGTTGCCCTGCTGGAGCAAACCTGGAAAAATATTGCTCCTAACGAGCCTTTCAGCTATACTTTCCTCGACCAAAATCTCAAAAATCAGTACCAACAAGAGCAACGCTTAGGAAAAATGATAAATATTGCTTCGGCGCTGTCTATTTTTATTTCTTGTCTGGGGTTATTTGGTTTGGCAACGTTGGCTGTTGCCCGCCGCACCAAAGAAATTGGCGTGCGTAAAGTATTAGGCGCCTCCGTGCCCGACATTGTAGCCCTGCTTTCCAAAGACTTTATATTACTGGTACTAGTAGCTAATCTAGTGGCCTGGCCCTTAGCTTGGTACAGCGTGCACCAATGGCTGCAAGATTTTGCTTACCAGGTTCCGGTAAGTGGGTGGGTTTTTGGCTTGGCCGGAATGGCCACGTTGGTCATTGCCTTACTCACCCTGTCGTTCCAGGCAATCCGGGCCGCCTTGGCCAATCCGGTACAAGCTCTGCGCAGCGAGTAA
- a CDS encoding ABC transporter permease, producing the protein MLRNYFKIALRNFWKYPAFSGINVLGLSIGISACLIIYLLVRFELSYDTFHADRERIYRVVSHIGIADETFKNNGVSGPLPAAMRQEVSGLSNVAAFHLLYVQQVQISAAPGKAKKLDVSSADYNPVNQNYVITDPQYFAIFRYDWLAGNPQTSLQEPYQVVLSEKQAYKYFGKLKPAACLGKVLTYLDGQDTLTVTVAGVVRDWQQNTDLHFTDFISLASAQNPKWKDRLGLEKWGSTDSNSQLFIKLAPNTNPDQIAKQFPALINRHLPKDEYNNKRAFLLQPLSDIHFNAEYGGNYVRLAHRPTLYALMGVAVFLLLIAAINFINLATAQSVQRAKEIGVRKVLGSSQSSLVSQFLSETLVLTLAAVLLAGLLTNPIIIAFTAYLPAGLHLPLFEPAILLFLAGITGVTTLLAGFYPALVLSATAPIQSLKGQISAATTRKAYLRKTLIVFQFAISQVFILGTLVVGTQINYMRHQDMGFQQDEIVTFETDWRDQSKRKLVLLDKIRQIPEVDQVSLSNLTPAHSNSNTTTLSYFDGKKEISLNVHNKSGDENFIHLYGIKLLAGRNIQGSDTLREVLINQTYAQALGFKQAGEAVGHFLLLDKQKLPIVGVVADFHVQSLHNPMEPTFIGSENKYSRTISLKLLTKGRSAAAVKATLAKIEKEFQALYPAQKINYAFFDETIAHFYDNEQKIATIMRWATGLAILISCLGLLGLVAFTITQRTKEIGIRKVLGASVTSIVSLLSQDFLKLVLLANVVAWPLAWWAMHQWLQGFAYRAPLSWGLFALAGISAILIALLAISFQAIKAAVANPVKSLRTE; encoded by the coding sequence ATGCTCCGCAATTACTTTAAAATAGCCCTTCGTAACTTCTGGAAATACCCTGCATTCTCCGGCATTAATGTGCTGGGGTTATCCATTGGCATTAGCGCTTGTTTAATTATTTATTTGCTGGTACGGTTCGAATTAAGTTACGATACGTTTCATGCGGACCGGGAGCGGATTTACCGGGTAGTGTCGCACATTGGCATTGCCGATGAAACGTTTAAGAACAATGGGGTTTCCGGTCCTTTGCCGGCCGCGATGCGGCAGGAAGTAAGCGGCTTGTCCAACGTAGCCGCCTTTCACTTGCTGTATGTACAGCAAGTACAAATTTCCGCAGCGCCCGGAAAAGCAAAAAAACTCGATGTTAGCTCCGCGGATTATAATCCGGTCAATCAAAACTACGTAATAACCGACCCGCAGTATTTTGCTATTTTTCGGTACGACTGGCTGGCCGGTAATCCCCAAACTTCACTGCAAGAGCCTTACCAGGTAGTTTTGTCTGAAAAGCAAGCGTATAAGTATTTCGGAAAGTTAAAGCCGGCGGCCTGCCTGGGCAAAGTACTCACTTATCTGGATGGTCAGGATACCTTAACGGTAACTGTGGCGGGAGTTGTTCGCGATTGGCAACAAAACACTGATTTACACTTCACGGATTTTATTTCTTTGGCAAGCGCTCAAAATCCAAAATGGAAAGATCGACTAGGCCTGGAAAAATGGGGAAGTACCGACTCGAACTCGCAGTTGTTTATTAAATTAGCGCCTAATACGAATCCGGACCAAATAGCTAAGCAATTTCCGGCTTTAATCAACCGGCACCTCCCGAAAGACGAATACAACAATAAACGCGCTTTTTTGCTCCAACCTTTGTCGGATATTCACTTCAACGCCGAATATGGGGGCAATTACGTGCGCTTGGCGCATCGGCCTACGCTGTACGCCCTTATGGGAGTGGCGGTGTTCTTGCTACTCATTGCCGCTATTAATTTTATTAATCTGGCTACGGCGCAATCGGTGCAGCGAGCGAAAGAAATTGGCGTGCGCAAAGTACTGGGCAGCAGCCAGAGCAGTTTAGTAAGTCAATTTCTAAGCGAAACCTTGGTCTTAACATTAGCGGCGGTGCTGCTGGCCGGGCTACTTACCAACCCCATTATAATTGCATTTACCGCGTATTTACCGGCTGGCCTCCACTTACCCTTGTTCGAGCCGGCAATTTTACTTTTTCTGGCGGGTATTACAGGCGTAACCACTTTACTGGCCGGTTTTTATCCGGCCTTAGTTCTTTCCGCCACGGCTCCTATCCAGTCGCTAAAAGGACAGATTTCGGCTGCCACTACCCGCAAGGCGTACTTACGCAAAACTTTAATTGTGTTTCAGTTTGCTATCTCGCAGGTTTTTATTTTGGGTACCCTGGTAGTCGGCACGCAGATTAATTACATGCGCCACCAAGATATGGGTTTCCAGCAGGATGAGATTGTAACCTTTGAAACGGATTGGCGCGATCAGAGCAAAAGGAAGCTGGTGCTATTAGATAAAATCCGGCAAATTCCCGAAGTAGACCAAGTGAGTTTAAGTAATTTAACACCGGCTCATAGCAACAGCAACACCACTACTTTAAGTTATTTCGATGGTAAAAAAGAAATCTCCCTGAACGTACATAACAAATCCGGCGACGAAAATTTTATTCATTTGTACGGCATTAAGCTTTTAGCGGGACGAAACATTCAGGGCAGCGATACCTTGCGGGAAGTGCTCATTAATCAAACTTACGCCCAAGCGTTGGGTTTTAAGCAGGCCGGCGAAGCCGTCGGGCACTTTTTACTGCTCGATAAGCAAAAGCTTCCCATTGTTGGAGTAGTAGCCGATTTCCACGTGCAATCGTTGCATAACCCGATGGAACCCACTTTTATCGGCTCCGAAAACAAGTATTCCCGCACCATTAGCCTGAAACTACTGACCAAAGGGCGGTCTGCCGCTGCCGTTAAGGCTACGCTGGCTAAAATAGAAAAAGAATTCCAGGCCCTTTATCCGGCGCAAAAAATAAACTATGCGTTCTTCGACGAAACCATTGCCCATTTTTACGACAATGAACAAAAAATAGCCACCATTATGCGTTGGGCTACGGGCTTGGCTATTTTAATTTCCTGCTTGGGTTTACTGGGTTTGGTGGCGTTTACCATTACCCAGCGCACTAAAGAAATTGGTATCCGCAAAGTTTTGGGCGCCTCGGTTACTTCTATTGTTTCGCTGCTGTCGCAAGATTTTCTAAAACTGGTATTACTGGCGAATGTGGTGGCCTGGCCTTTGGCTTGGTGGGCCATGCACCAATGGCTGCAAGGTTTTGCTTACCGCGCGCCTCTTTCTTGGGGGTTATTTGCCCTGGCGGGTATTTCGGCTATTTTAATTGCTTTACTGGCGATTAGCTTCCAGGCCATCAAAGCGGCGGTGGCTAACCCGGTTAAAAGTTTACGAACGGAATAA